One region of Dehalococcoidia bacterium genomic DNA includes:
- the rsfS gene encoding ribosome silencing factor translates to MTTKAIDKARRIVEIASDKLASDIALLDTRGVCGFADFFVIVSGESERQLDAISDEIAQSLKKDGGMAPLHREGAAASGWMLLDYGDIIVHIFSPTERQYYKLDEMWGAAKSLVRMA, encoded by the coding sequence ATTACAACGAAAGCCATCGATAAAGCCCGCCGCATTGTTGAGATTGCCAGCGACAAGCTGGCGTCCGATATCGCCCTTCTGGATACCCGCGGCGTCTGCGGGTTCGCCGATTTTTTTGTCATCGTAAGCGGCGAATCCGAGCGCCAGTTGGATGCCATCTCGGACGAGATAGCGCAATCCCTCAAGAAAGACGGCGGGATGGCGCCTCTCCACCGCGAAGGAGCTGCCGCCTCCGGCTGGATGCTGCTGGATTACGGCGATATCATCGTCCACATCTTCTCGCCCACGGAGAGGCAGTACTACAAGCTCGACGAGATGTGGGGGGCCGCCAAATCCCTGGTCCGCATGGCGTAA